In Deltaproteobacteria bacterium, the sequence GATCAGGTTTGATGCCATCAATATATCCATCGCCTCACCAGAGGTGATCCTTTCCTGGTCTCACGGCGAAGTGAAAAAGCCTGAGACGATCAACTACCGTACCTTTAAACCGGAGCGGGACGGTCTTTTTTGCGCGAAAATTTTTGGACCAGTGAAAGATTATGAGTGTCTCTGCGGACGTTACAAACGTATGAAGCACCGCGGCATCGTCTGTGAAAAGTGCGGTGTGGACGTTATACCGTCCAAGGTTCGCCGGGAAAGGATGGGCCACATTACCCTGGCAACACCGGTGGCCCATATCTGGTTTCTTAAAAGCCTGCCGAGTCGGATCGGCAATGTCCTCGATCTGACGCTGAAAGAGCTGGAAAAAATTCTTTATTTTGAATCCTGGATCGTCATGGATCCTAAGAATACAAATTTAAAGAAGAAACAGCTTCTTTCAGAAGAGGAGTATTATGATCTGAGGGAGCAGAGCGGCGCCGATGCCTTTGAGGTGGGCATCGGGGCGGAGGCGGTGAGAAAACTTCTCGAGGAAGTGCAGGTTGCCGAAATGGTCGAGACCCTGCGTGTAGAAGTTAAGACTGCCACTTCGGATACCAAGCGGAAAAAGGCGATCAAGAGGCTTAAGGTGATGGAAGCCTTGAAAAAGTCACAGAACCGGCCGGAGTGGATGGTTCTCACCATCCTGCCCGTTATTCCTCCCGATTTGCGTCCCTTGGTGCCGCTTGACGGCGGGCGGTTTGCCACGTCGGATCTGAACGATCTCTACCGAAGAGTGATAAACAGGAATAACCGTCTGAAGCGGCTGCAGGAATTGAATGCTCCGGAGATAATCATCAGAAACGAGAAGCGAATGCTCCAGGAGGCCGTGGATGTACTTTTTGACAACGGCCGGAGGGGTAGGGCGATTACCGGCTCGAACAAGCGGCCGCTCCGCTCGCTATCGGACATGCTCAAGGGAAAGCAGGGGCGGTTCCGTCAGAATTTGCTCGGGAAACGTGTTGACTATTCCGGTCGTTCCGTCATTACGGTAGGGCCGGACTTGAGATTGCATCAGTGCGGGTTGCCCAAGAAAATGGCGCTTGAACTTTTCAAGCCTTTTATTTACAACCGCTTGCAGGAAAAAGGCTATGTAACTACCGTAAAGAGCGCCAAAAAGATTGTGGAGAAGGAAACCGCGGAAGTTTGGGATGCCCTGGATGAGGTTGTGCGCGAATATCCGGTCATGCTGAACAGGGCGCCTACTTTGCACCGGCTTGGCTTGCAGGCTTTCGAGCCGATCCTGATTGAGGGCAAGGCCATTCAGTTGCACCCCTTGGTTTGCACGGCCTTCAATGCCGATTTTGACGGCGACCAGATGGCGGTGCATATACCTTTGTCCATTGAGGCTCAGGCGGAAGCTCGGGTGCTGATGATGTCCACTAATAACATCCTCTCGCCGGCAAACGGGAAGCCCATTATTATTCCGAGTCAGGATATAGTGCTCGGGATCTACTATTTGACCCGTGATAAAAATGGCTCCAAAGGCGAGGGCATGACCTTTTCCGGACCTGAGGAAGTCCGCAGCGCCTACGACAATAATGTGGTTGACCTCCGCGCCAGGATTAAGGTGCGTATCGGCGGCGAGATTAAGGAAACTACTGTTGGTCGGGTCATACTTTATGAAATTATCCCGGAAGAACTTTCCTTTGATCTGATCAACAAGGTCATGAACAAGAAGGAACTGGCCAATTTAATTGATTATTGCTACCGGTCTTGCGGCGATAAAACAACGGTTGTCCTGGCTGACCGCCTAAAGGATCTGGGCTTCAAGTATGCCACGAAAGCCGGGATATCCTTTGCCGTCCACAACATGATCATCCCGGCCAATAAGAAGGAGATAGTGGCCCGGGCCGACAAGGACGTGCTGAAAATTCAGAAGCAGTATATGGATGGTCTGATCACTGACGGAGAACGTTACAACAAGGTCATTGATATCTGGGCCCAGGCAACGGAGAATATTGCCGCGGAAATGTTAAGCGGCATCAGCACCGAAGAAGTAGTGGGTAAAGACGGGATCAAAACAAGAATCGGCAGTTTTAACCCGATTTTCATGATGGCCGATTCCGGCGCCCGTGGCAGCGCCGTGCAGCTCCGGCAGTTGGCGGGAATGAGAGGTTTGATGGCCAAGCCGTCCGGTGAAATTATTGAAACCCCCATCACGGCTAACTTCCGCGAAGGGTTAACGGTGCTCCAGTATTTCATATCCACCCACGGTGCGCGGAAAGGGCTGGCCGACACGGCCCTCAAGACCGCCAATTCCGGTTACCTTACCCGGCGACTGGTTGATGTGGCTCAGGACTGCATAATTACTGAAGAAAACTGCGGCACTATTGACGGTATCTTTGTAGCGGCGCTGATGGAAGGCGGCGAGATCATCGAGACGGCGGGGGAACGGGTTCTGGGTCGGGTCGCGCTCACGGAAATCATTGACCCCTTTACCGGCGAGATACTGTTGAATAAAAATCAGGAAATTGATGAAACGATGGCTGAGAGAATGGACCGGGCCGGCATTGAAAAAGTAAACATCCGGTCGGTGCTCACCTGCCGCTCGAAACACGGTGTCTGCGCCATGTGTTATGGTCGGGATCTTGCTCATGGCCATCTTGTCAATATCGGTGAAGCCGTGGGGATCGTGGCTGCTCAGTCCATTGGCGAGCCGGGAACCCAGTTGACGATGAGAACCTTTCACATCGGTGGCACAGCGAAATTTGAGGAGCATTCCACGCTGGAAGCAAGGCATGATGGTATTGTCAAGTTCGTGAATTTCCACACGATAAAAAGTAAAGTCGGCGATCTCGTCGTGATGAAGCGCCACGGTGAAATTCACGTGTTGGATGAGCAGGACCGCAGTCGCGGCAAGTATACTGTTCCCTATGGCGCCCATCTAAAGTCTCAAGATGGCAGCCGCGTCAAACGTGGTGATTTAATTGCGGAATGGGATCCATTCTCTATACCGATCCTGGCCGAAGTTGATGGCACAATAAAGTTTGGCGATATTGTTGAAGGCAAGACCATGCAGGAGCAGGTTGATGAGGTAACCGGCTTATCCCGCAAGGTTATCGTTGAATTCAAGGGAGCAGATTTGCGGCCGCGTGTCTCTATCAAGGATAGCAAGGGGAGAACGGCCAAGGTACCGGGTTCCAATGCTGTAGCCAGGCATTTGCTTTCGGTGGGTGCCAATCTGGTCGTTTCTGAAGGCGATCCGGTGAGCGCCGGCGACATTCT encodes:
- the rpoC gene encoding DNA-directed RNA polymerase subunit beta' gives rise to the protein MEDVFTYFEKPKDPIRFDAINISIASPEVILSWSHGEVKKPETINYRTFKPERDGLFCAKIFGPVKDYECLCGRYKRMKHRGIVCEKCGVDVIPSKVRRERMGHITLATPVAHIWFLKSLPSRIGNVLDLTLKELEKILYFESWIVMDPKNTNLKKKQLLSEEEYYDLREQSGADAFEVGIGAEAVRKLLEEVQVAEMVETLRVEVKTATSDTKRKKAIKRLKVMEALKKSQNRPEWMVLTILPVIPPDLRPLVPLDGGRFATSDLNDLYRRVINRNNRLKRLQELNAPEIIIRNEKRMLQEAVDVLFDNGRRGRAITGSNKRPLRSLSDMLKGKQGRFRQNLLGKRVDYSGRSVITVGPDLRLHQCGLPKKMALELFKPFIYNRLQEKGYVTTVKSAKKIVEKETAEVWDALDEVVREYPVMLNRAPTLHRLGLQAFEPILIEGKAIQLHPLVCTAFNADFDGDQMAVHIPLSIEAQAEARVLMMSTNNILSPANGKPIIIPSQDIVLGIYYLTRDKNGSKGEGMTFSGPEEVRSAYDNNVVDLRARIKVRIGGEIKETTVGRVILYEIIPEELSFDLINKVMNKKELANLIDYCYRSCGDKTTVVLADRLKDLGFKYATKAGISFAVHNMIIPANKKEIVARADKDVLKIQKQYMDGLITDGERYNKVIDIWAQATENIAAEMLSGISTEEVVGKDGIKTRIGSFNPIFMMADSGARGSAVQLRQLAGMRGLMAKPSGEIIETPITANFREGLTVLQYFISTHGARKGLADTALKTANSGYLTRRLVDVAQDCIITEENCGTIDGIFVAALMEGGEIIETAGERVLGRVALTEIIDPFTGEILLNKNQEIDETMAERMDRAGIEKVNIRSVLTCRSKHGVCAMCYGRDLAHGHLVNIGEAVGIVAAQSIGEPGTQLTMRTFHIGGTAKFEEHSTLEARHDGIVKFVNFHTIKSKVGDLVVMKRHGEIHVLDEQDRSRGKYTVPYGAHLKSQDGSRVKRGDLIAEWDPFSIPILAEVDGTIKFGDIVEGKTMQEQVDEVTGLSRKVIVEFKGADLRPRVSIKDSKGRTAKVPGSNAVARHLLSVGANLVVSEGDPVSAGDILAKIPRETTKTKDITGGLPRVAELFEARKPKEYAVISEIDGVVSYGKDAKGKRKIVVTPDVGEEKEYLIPKGKHVSVQEGDRVTAGEPLMDGIHNPHDLLAIKGEKELAKYLVDEVQEVYRLQGVKINDKHMEVIVRQMLRRVKIVDAGDTSFIGDEQVEKHRLQEENDKVLEKGGKPAVGKPILLGITKASLSTQSFISAASFQETTRVLTEASMAGKTDYLRGLKENVIMGRLIPAGTGLSLYRKLGIKTETDEIVPPDPEVDQDGENNDEKKLDTMEAN